In a genomic window of Prosthecochloris marina:
- a CDS encoding YukJ family protein, with protein sequence MSLIDGYGVLIGKLHRYECDDGRSKNEYYHCNIRVKTRKGLYRCAVDLDSKNQHDGLHWKMIELGKSDMRGLVSLESGWHYLRSEPGSGALDYLRSPELQPVALCQNAGGECLPWKHGASHDAFDDLMLVLEGSVKLLVFGEPFRRGKGVHNVHQNQGDPPQSRWSRENGIWQDGAVAGLRGDGSVRIFLSKFKTQAIRTDDRGKPLPFVSPNPDD encoded by the coding sequence ATGTCGCTGATCGACGGCTACGGTGTTTTGATCGGAAAGCTTCACCGCTATGAATGCGATGATGGCCGTAGCAAGAATGAATATTATCACTGCAATATTCGGGTGAAAACCCGAAAAGGTCTTTACCGCTGTGCCGTTGATCTTGACAGTAAAAATCAGCATGACGGTCTTCACTGGAAGATGATCGAACTGGGCAAGAGTGATATGCGGGGGCTTGTCTCTCTCGAAAGCGGTTGGCACTATCTCAGGTCGGAGCCGGGATCGGGTGCGCTCGATTACCTGAGAAGTCCAGAGCTGCAGCCGGTGGCTCTGTGTCAGAATGCCGGTGGCGAGTGCTTGCCCTGGAAGCATGGTGCAAGTCATGACGCTTTCGACGATCTCATGCTGGTGCTTGAAGGTTCTGTCAAGCTTTTGGTTTTTGGAGAGCCGTTCCGGAGGGGAAAAGGAGTACATAACGTGCATCAGAACCAGGGTGATCCTCCACAGAGCCGCTGGTCGAGGGAGAACGGTATCTGGCAGGACGGTGCCGTGGCCGGCTTGCGAGGTGACGGGTCTGTGAGGATTTTTCTCAGCAAGTTTAAAACGCAGGCTATCCGTACCGATGACCGGGGAAAACCCTTGCCATTCGTAAGCCCGAATCCTGACGATTGA
- a CDS encoding gamma carbonic anhydrase family protein: MVTVLPYKGRYPDLHESVFLADGARIIGDVTIGAHSSVWFNTVIRGDVCPIRVGEKTSVQDNATLHVTHDTGPLNIGSNVTIGHGAVLHACTVKDYVLIGMGAVLLDDCVIEPYSVVAAGSLVRQGFKVPSGMLVAGIPAKVVRPITDVERETIDESPENYVRYVQNYREGGYDGKGHGEVVEFK; encoded by the coding sequence ATGGTAACGGTATTACCCTATAAAGGCAGATATCCGGATCTTCATGAATCTGTATTTCTTGCCGATGGCGCCCGTATTATCGGCGATGTGACCATCGGTGCACACTCAAGCGTCTGGTTCAACACGGTTATTCGCGGGGACGTCTGTCCGATACGGGTCGGTGAAAAAACAAGTGTTCAGGACAATGCCACGCTGCATGTAACACATGATACCGGGCCGCTCAATATCGGAAGCAATGTCACCATAGGACACGGTGCAGTTCTCCATGCCTGTACGGTGAAAGATTATGTGCTTATCGGTATGGGGGCTGTGCTGCTCGATGATTGTGTCATCGAACCGTACTCGGTTGTCGCTGCAGGTTCGCTTGTCAGGCAGGGGTTTAAAGTGCCTTCTGGCATGCTGGTGGCCGGCATTCCTGCAAAGGTCGTGCGGCCCATTACCGACGTTGAACGTGAAACGATCGACGAATCACCCGAGAATTATGTCCGGTATGTACAGAACTATCGTGAAGGGGGGTATGATGGGAAAGGCCATGGTGAAGTGGTTGAATTTAAGTAA
- a CDS encoding SDR family NAD(P)-dependent oxidoreductase — MKRVENKVAVVTGGAFGIGKAISLLLAEEGAKVAVTDIADDEGQRVAEEIERSGGIAKYWHLDTSVESDVENVFAGVADVFGAIDVLVNNAGIAGANRPTHEVTREEWEKVINVNVTGVFLCTKYVVPYMMRVGRGSIVNLSSIYGLVGAADLPPYHASKGAVRLMSKNDALQYARDNIRVNSVHPGFIWTPLVEQLAEDSPDGATAFRAHLDSKHPIGHVGEPDDIAYGVLYLASEESKFITGSELVIDGGYTAQ; from the coding sequence ATGAAAAGAGTGGAAAACAAAGTTGCTGTTGTGACAGGAGGGGCATTCGGGATAGGAAAGGCAATCTCCTTGTTGCTGGCTGAAGAAGGCGCGAAAGTGGCTGTAACGGATATAGCGGATGATGAGGGGCAGCGCGTGGCGGAAGAAATTGAACGGTCAGGAGGCATTGCGAAATACTGGCATCTCGATACCTCTGTCGAAAGTGATGTCGAGAATGTTTTTGCCGGTGTTGCCGATGTGTTCGGGGCTATTGATGTGCTTGTAAACAATGCCGGTATCGCCGGGGCGAACAGGCCTACCCACGAAGTTACCAGGGAGGAGTGGGAAAAAGTCATAAACGTGAATGTAACCGGGGTTTTTCTGTGCACAAAATATGTCGTTCCTTATATGATGCGAGTTGGTAGAGGGAGCATTGTAAACCTTTCATCCATTTACGGGCTTGTCGGTGCGGCCGATCTTCCGCCCTATCATGCATCCAAGGGGGCTGTTCGACTGATGAGCAAAAATGATGCTCTGCAGTATGCAAGGGATAACATCAGGGTCAATTCTGTGCATCCGGGTTTTATCTGGACACCACTTGTCGAGCAACTTGCCGAGGATTCGCCGGATGGAGCGACTGCTTTCAGGGCGCATCTTGACAGCAAGCACCCGATCGGTCATGTCGGGGAGCCTGACGATATCGCTTACGGCGTGCTCTATCTGGCGTCCGAAGAATCCAAATTCATTACCGGCAGTGAACTTGTCATAGATGGTGGCTACACCGCCCAATAA
- the lptB gene encoding LPS export ABC transporter ATP-binding protein — translation MVSTLSCSKLKKIYNKREVVRSSTLEVKQGEIVGLLGPNGAGKTTTFYMIVGLVRPNAGDVFLDDRNITDLPMYKRARFGIGYLPQEASVFRKMSVEDNIQSVLEFSSLSKTEQKERTEEMLEDLNITHIRKSMGYALSGGERRRTEIARALALDPKFILLDEPFAGVDPIAVEDIQEIVEGLVKRNIGVLITDHNVHETLSITNHAYLLFDGTIFIKGTPEEIAANPEARKVYLGEKFSLDRY, via the coding sequence ATGGTATCGACACTGAGCTGCAGCAAGCTGAAAAAAATCTACAACAAACGTGAAGTTGTCAGAAGCTCGACCCTGGAAGTAAAACAGGGAGAAATTGTCGGGCTACTGGGACCGAACGGTGCAGGAAAAACCACCACGTTCTACATGATCGTCGGCCTCGTCAGACCGAATGCCGGAGATGTTTTTCTCGATGATCGCAATATCACCGATCTGCCCATGTACAAACGGGCCCGGTTCGGTATCGGTTACCTTCCCCAGGAAGCCTCTGTATTTAGAAAGATGTCTGTCGAAGACAACATTCAGAGTGTTCTTGAATTTTCTTCCCTTTCAAAAACAGAGCAGAAGGAAAGAACCGAAGAGATGCTCGAAGACCTGAACATCACGCATATACGCAAAAGCATGGGCTACGCTCTTTCAGGCGGGGAGCGGCGCCGGACCGAGATAGCTCGGGCGCTTGCTCTCGACCCGAAATTCATACTGCTTGACGAACCGTTTGCCGGCGTCGATCCGATCGCTGTCGAAGATATTCAGGAAATCGTCGAAGGACTCGTCAAGCGTAACATTGGAGTGCTCATTACCGACCACAACGTCCATGAGACCCTTTCCATCACCAATCACGCCTACCTGCTGTTCGACGGAACGATATTTATAAAGGGGACCCCCGAAGAGATCGCAGCCAACCCTGAAGCAAGAAAGGTTTATCTCGGAGAAAAATTTTCGCTTGACCGTTATTGA
- the tkt gene encoding transketolase: MHTDPIDQLAINTIRLLAVDMVEKAQSGHPGMPMGAAPMAYVLWTKLMKHNPDNPEWLNRDRFVLSAGHGSALLYSLLHLTGYDLSIEDLKQFRQWGSKTPGHPEYGHTPGVETTTGPLGQGLSNAVGMAIAERYCAERLNRPGMELIDYNTYVICGDGDLMEGVTSEAASIAGHLRLGKLICLYDHNSISIEGSTDLAFTESVHQRFEAYGWHVENIDGNDTEAVEYAVKKAQEVSEKPSMIIAKTNIGFGSPHKQDSAASHGAPLGGDEAAIVREKFGFPEGSSFHVPESVTAHLSNIREKGTTAEKRWNELYQVYSEKHPDLAAEMNTMLHNTLPDGWENLLPEFSPEEKLATRKASSKVLHAIVGKLPFLVGGSADLAPSTGTEVKHASDFASGNYGGANFRFGVREHAMGAIINGMALSRMLIPYGATFLVFADYMKPALRLAALMQIPSLFIFTHDSIAVGEDGPTHQPIEQLVMLRSIPGLTVLRPADAQETKAAWQIALTHKKPTVLVFSRQSLPVLDPQTHPVAEGTPKGGYVLSEWSTPSTGGNRPIILIATGSEVHLALEAQRALQQEKVPTRVVSMPSRELFEQQPETYRNNVLPSSIRRRIVIEAASPFGWDKYATDEGIILGIDHFGASAPGSTVLKEYGFTVENVVEAAKNLQ, translated from the coding sequence ATGCATACTGATCCAATCGACCAGCTGGCTATCAATACTATACGCCTGTTAGCAGTTGACATGGTGGAAAAAGCGCAGTCAGGACACCCGGGCATGCCGATGGGAGCGGCACCCATGGCATACGTGCTTTGGACGAAACTCATGAAGCATAACCCGGACAACCCGGAATGGCTGAACCGTGATCGTTTCGTACTTTCAGCAGGTCACGGCTCGGCTCTCCTTTACAGTCTGCTCCATCTGACCGGGTACGATCTTTCAATTGAAGACCTCAAACAGTTTCGCCAGTGGGGTAGTAAAACACCTGGTCACCCTGAGTACGGCCACACCCCGGGCGTCGAAACGACAACGGGCCCCCTCGGGCAGGGATTGTCAAATGCTGTCGGTATGGCAATAGCAGAACGATACTGTGCCGAACGACTGAACAGACCGGGAATGGAATTGATCGATTACAATACCTACGTCATTTGCGGCGACGGCGACCTGATGGAAGGAGTCACATCCGAAGCCGCCTCCATTGCCGGGCACCTGAGACTTGGCAAGCTTATCTGCCTCTATGACCACAATAGTATATCCATTGAAGGCTCAACCGATCTCGCATTTACGGAAAGTGTTCATCAGAGATTTGAAGCATATGGCTGGCACGTAGAGAATATTGACGGCAACGATACAGAAGCCGTAGAATACGCAGTTAAAAAAGCGCAAGAGGTTTCAGAAAAACCCTCGATGATCATTGCTAAAACAAACATCGGGTTCGGCAGCCCGCACAAGCAGGACAGCGCCGCCTCGCACGGAGCTCCTCTCGGCGGGGATGAAGCCGCAATAGTCAGAGAAAAATTCGGCTTTCCCGAAGGAAGTTCATTCCATGTGCCTGAATCCGTAACCGCCCACCTGAGCAATATTCGCGAGAAAGGTACCACTGCTGAAAAAAGATGGAACGAGCTCTACCAGGTATATAGTGAAAAACATCCCGACCTGGCAGCTGAAATGAATACCATGCTGCATAATACATTGCCTGACGGCTGGGAAAACCTCCTGCCGGAATTCAGTCCTGAAGAAAAACTGGCTACACGTAAAGCCTCCTCCAAAGTACTGCATGCAATCGTGGGTAAGCTTCCATTTCTTGTCGGTGGCTCCGCAGACCTTGCACCCTCGACCGGAACCGAGGTCAAACACGCCTCTGATTTCGCTTCCGGGAACTACGGCGGAGCAAATTTCCGTTTTGGCGTCAGGGAACATGCCATGGGAGCCATTATCAACGGCATGGCCCTCTCTCGAATGCTTATCCCTTATGGGGCGACCTTCCTGGTTTTCGCGGATTACATGAAACCGGCACTGCGACTCGCCGCTCTCATGCAGATCCCCTCCCTTTTCATTTTCACCCACGACAGTATAGCGGTCGGTGAAGACGGCCCGACACACCAGCCGATCGAACAACTTGTCATGCTGCGTTCGATCCCCGGGCTGACCGTACTCCGGCCTGCCGATGCTCAGGAAACAAAAGCTGCATGGCAGATCGCGCTGACACATAAAAAACCAACAGTCCTTGTTTTTTCAAGGCAATCACTTCCTGTACTCGATCCGCAGACCCACCCTGTTGCCGAAGGAACCCCGAAAGGAGGTTATGTACTTTCGGAGTGGAGTACTCCTTCGACCGGAGGAAACCGGCCGATTATACTCATCGCAACCGGTTCCGAAGTCCACCTTGCCCTTGAAGCTCAACGAGCCCTTCAGCAAGAAAAGGTACCGACAAGAGTTGTCTCTATGCCTTCAAGGGAGTTGTTCGAACAGCAACCTGAAACATACCGTAACAACGTTTTACCTTCGTCCATCCGCAGGAGAATAGTCATTGAAGCCGCTTCACCTTTCGGGTGGGATAAATATGCCACCGACGAAGGCATCATTCTCGGCATCGACCACTTCGGCGCATCGGCACCGGGAAGCACCGTTCTCAAAGAATATGGATTTACTGTCGAAAACGTTGTAGAAGCAGCAAAAAATCTGCAGTAA
- the pgl gene encoding 6-phosphogluconolactonase, which yields MLITGTEKSTVSDAAAYIANRIFRAIDSNGFCSLVLSGGSSPRKLYRRLAEGIPPSIMQEKGFSFPENAVTRTLDTTSVRLPWQSIMLFWGDERCVPENHPDSNYRMAHESLIATVPIPERNIFPMPHVSENYDVAATRYEQELKNFFDKHGKNRQNSFPVFDIVILGMGPDGHTASLFPGDTDALEESNRWVIPIYAPQGSPPGYRLSLTLPVINNARTVVFFVMGENKKNMVSDITAGLKSNLPAGMINPKDGKPVWFYSPE from the coding sequence ATGCTGATTACAGGAACTGAAAAAAGTACCGTTTCAGATGCCGCGGCGTATATAGCCAACCGTATTTTCAGAGCTATCGACAGCAACGGGTTTTGCTCGCTTGTACTTTCGGGGGGAAGTTCCCCCCGAAAGCTTTACCGCCGGCTTGCAGAGGGAATTCCCCCTTCCATCATGCAAGAAAAGGGTTTTTCCTTCCCCGAAAATGCGGTAACCCGAACACTCGATACCACTTCGGTCCGTCTCCCCTGGCAATCGATAATGCTATTCTGGGGTGACGAGCGTTGCGTACCGGAAAACCATCCTGACAGCAATTACAGAATGGCTCATGAATCGTTGATAGCAACAGTTCCTATACCGGAAAGGAATATATTTCCCATGCCTCACGTCAGCGAAAATTACGATGTAGCAGCCACTCGCTATGAGCAAGAGCTTAAAAACTTTTTCGACAAACACGGCAAGAACCGCCAAAACTCTTTTCCGGTTTTCGACATAGTTATTCTTGGAATGGGACCCGATGGTCATACTGCATCACTCTTCCCGGGAGACACGGATGCCCTGGAAGAATCAAACCGGTGGGTTATCCCGATCTACGCACCTCAGGGATCTCCTCCCGGATATCGGCTGAGCTTGACATTGCCGGTCATCAACAACGCACGTACAGTAGTTTTTTTCGTAATGGGAGAAAACAAAAAAAACATGGTCAGCGACATAACTGCGGGTTTGAAGTCGAACCTTCCTGCAGGAATGATCAATCCGAAAGACGGCAAGCCTGTTTGGTTCTACAGCCCAGAGTAA
- a CDS encoding protoporphyrinogen/coproporphyrinogen oxidase has translation MKSDVVIVGGGISGLSLAFYAAKAGFKTTLLEKNDNPGGSFSSHRYTGNNANFWFELGAHTCYNSYQNLLDIVDACNLTDSIIPREKVPFTLLVDKQLKSVFSALNIFEALKSIPNIFSLKKEGLSVRDYYSKIVGVNNYNNTLSHFFNAVPSQPTDDFPADMMFKSRPKRKEVLKNYTFKEGLQSVAKAIAKSKGINVFTDQEVTGIEVIDGSYAITTKAGVTHSATTLALATPSAVSSHLLQTIEPDISKHLGSLKAATVDSVGVVINKRDLSIKPVAAIISPNDIFFSAVSRDTVSDDNYRGFAFHFKPGESDETKMRRITDVLGISESKIIHKHTVLNTVPSLRLGHREWLEKMNSLLAGKNLLLTGNYFGGMAIEDCVSRSLSESSRLKKAL, from the coding sequence ATGAAAAGTGATGTGGTTATTGTCGGCGGTGGCATCAGCGGATTGAGCCTTGCCTTTTACGCAGCGAAAGCGGGATTCAAAACGACACTGCTGGAAAAAAACGACAATCCGGGGGGATCGTTCAGCTCTCACCGTTACACAGGCAATAACGCGAATTTCTGGTTCGAGCTCGGAGCTCATACCTGTTATAACTCATATCAGAACCTTCTGGACATTGTCGATGCCTGTAATCTTACCGATTCGATTATTCCCCGTGAGAAGGTTCCCTTTACACTTTTGGTCGATAAGCAGCTCAAATCGGTTTTCTCGGCGCTCAATATTTTCGAGGCTCTCAAAAGCATTCCAAATATCTTCTCTCTCAAAAAGGAGGGGTTGAGCGTTCGTGACTATTACTCTAAAATCGTTGGGGTCAACAATTACAACAACACACTCAGCCATTTCTTCAATGCTGTTCCTTCGCAGCCGACCGATGATTTTCCTGCGGACATGATGTTTAAGTCAAGACCCAAACGAAAAGAGGTGTTGAAGAATTATACGTTCAAGGAAGGGCTGCAGTCTGTCGCAAAAGCAATTGCAAAAAGCAAGGGAATCAATGTTTTTACCGATCAGGAAGTTACCGGCATAGAGGTAATCGACGGCAGTTATGCCATCACGACAAAAGCAGGCGTTACTCATTCGGCTACTACGCTTGCTCTTGCAACACCTTCGGCGGTTTCTTCACATCTGCTTCAAACGATCGAACCCGATATTTCAAAACATCTCGGTTCACTCAAGGCTGCAACGGTTGATTCCGTCGGGGTTGTGATCAATAAACGCGACCTCTCGATCAAACCCGTTGCTGCGATCATTTCGCCAAACGATATTTTCTTCTCTGCGGTGTCCCGTGACACGGTTTCTGACGATAACTACAGGGGGTTTGCCTTTCATTTCAAGCCGGGAGAGAGCGATGAGACAAAAATGCGCAGAATCACCGATGTTCTCGGCATCAGCGAGAGCAAGATCATTCATAAGCATACGGTCCTGAACACGGTTCCTTCGTTGCGCTTGGGTCATCGGGAGTGGTTGGAAAAGATGAACAGCTTGCTTGCCGGGAAGAACCTTCTTCTCACCGGTAATTATTTCGGTGGAATGGCTATCGAGGATTGTGTTTCCCGTTCCCTGAGTGAAAGCAGTCGTTTGAAAAAAGCACTCTGA
- a CDS encoding PhzF family phenazine biosynthesis protein → MNVPFYHVDAFTAEVFAGNPAGVCLLDEWLQDDVLQAVAAENALPETAFLVRRAGHYELRWFTPVLEIDLCGHATLASGHVIFSRADGDSERVEFMSKSGPLSVERQDNLLFLDFPSRKPEKCTFPDGLGSMLDASPADVLVSRDLLVVFDDEDTVTNLDPDLDAIAKLEGFGMIVTAPGKNSDFVSRFFAPSAGIAEDSVTGSAHCTLVPYWAKRLGKKNLHAFQLSKRGGELFCVDNDTRVSIGGRAVTYLSGTITI, encoded by the coding sequence ATGAACGTTCCATTCTATCATGTCGATGCATTCACTGCCGAAGTTTTTGCCGGCAATCCGGCAGGGGTGTGCTTGCTCGATGAGTGGTTGCAAGACGATGTTCTGCAAGCGGTTGCTGCTGAGAATGCCCTCCCCGAGACGGCATTTCTCGTCCGTCGGGCAGGCCATTATGAGCTGCGATGGTTTACGCCTGTGTTGGAAATAGATCTCTGCGGTCACGCTACACTTGCCAGCGGGCATGTCATTTTCAGCAGGGCCGACGGTGATTCAGAACGTGTGGAATTCATGAGCAAGAGCGGGCCTTTATCGGTGGAACGACAGGATAATCTGCTGTTTCTCGATTTTCCCTCCCGAAAACCTGAAAAATGTACATTCCCTGATGGGCTTGGCTCCATGCTCGATGCTTCACCGGCGGATGTTCTTGTCTCACGTGATTTGCTGGTTGTTTTTGATGATGAGGATACTGTAACGAATCTCGATCCCGATCTGGATGCCATAGCGAAGCTCGAAGGTTTCGGGATGATTGTGACTGCGCCCGGGAAAAACTCCGATTTCGTTTCACGATTCTTTGCACCAAGCGCCGGGATTGCTGAAGATTCTGTTACGGGTTCGGCACACTGTACACTTGTACCGTACTGGGCAAAGCGTCTGGGCAAGAAAAACCTTCATGCCTTCCAACTCAGTAAGCGAGGAGGCGAGTTGTTTTGCGTGGATAACGATACGAGAGTCTCGATCGGGGGGCGAGCGGTAACCTATCTGTCAGGAACGATAACGATATGA